One segment of Rubripirellula amarantea DNA contains the following:
- a CDS encoding class I SAM-dependent methyltransferase: MPLLKIEIPSSVDGREIPSRVKSRISADLARIEAFQDCWDRPQIEQFVAADFFHMYQSLDWTLQTQLTIGKRFIEWGCGFAVVSAMASTLGLSVVGIEAESALIEHGRATVRDWNEDVEIVHGNFLPDGAESLADDDYLPSLGHAVASAYQTLGLDLDDFAIVYSYPWPGEDDFHEAVFERYACVGALLIMFCGPNDIRLYRKGSR, encoded by the coding sequence ATGCCACTTCTAAAAATAGAGATACCTTCAAGTGTTGATGGTCGCGAAATTCCTTCGCGAGTGAAGTCACGCATCAGCGCCGATTTAGCACGTATCGAAGCGTTCCAAGACTGTTGGGATCGACCACAGATTGAACAGTTTGTGGCCGCTGATTTTTTTCACATGTACCAATCGCTTGACTGGACACTCCAAACGCAACTGACGATCGGGAAACGTTTCATCGAATGGGGATGTGGCTTCGCGGTTGTATCGGCGATGGCATCGACGCTTGGCTTAAGTGTAGTTGGCATTGAAGCGGAGTCAGCGTTGATCGAACATGGACGTGCAACAGTTCGAGATTGGAATGAAGATGTCGAGATTGTCCACGGCAACTTTTTGCCCGATGGTGCAGAGTCGCTTGCCGATGACGACTACTTGCCTAGCCTTGGCCACGCCGTTGCGTCGGCCTATCAGACGCTCGGACTAGACCTCGATGACTTTGCAATCGTCTACTCCTATCCGTGGCCGGGGGAAGACGATTTTCACGAAGCTGTTTTCGAGCGATACGCTTGCGTTGGCGCGCTACTGATTATGTTCTGCGGTCCCAATGACATTCGGCTGTATCGCAAGGGCAGCAGATAA
- the folK gene encoding 2-amino-4-hydroxy-6-hydroxymethyldihydropteridine diphosphokinase translates to MAQCLISFGSNLGDRDQRIVAAARMIQAEPLVQNFAASRLFETPPIGGPGGQEPFLNAVAAFDTESSAADILNLLQEIENKLGRLRKERWGARSIDLDVVLHGELIGGRTGLVVPHPRYTARRFVVQPACDVAGHYRDPRFGWTLNQLAKHMEQGVPSMAIVGGSEANRGELCQRLREEYQLTIFNAKPIPEAMRVVGNAPAPNQTELKSPASENIIDASLIKPNEPWLSAFVPKLPKIDSHESTLASTPRLIARIQKTTAETRWPAPHQMWPASWDWPEYRLELDDLDWATGEVMSAFESMRCPIQPVTENGEWWN, encoded by the coding sequence ATGGCTCAGTGTCTAATCAGTTTTGGAAGTAATCTCGGTGACCGCGACCAGCGGATCGTCGCGGCTGCACGCATGATCCAAGCGGAACCTCTTGTTCAAAACTTTGCCGCCAGTCGACTTTTTGAAACACCGCCGATCGGTGGCCCCGGTGGTCAAGAACCGTTCTTGAACGCAGTGGCTGCGTTCGACACCGAATCGTCCGCCGCGGACATTTTGAACTTGCTTCAGGAAATCGAAAATAAATTAGGGCGTTTGCGAAAAGAACGCTGGGGCGCCCGCTCGATTGACCTCGACGTTGTGCTTCACGGTGAACTGATCGGTGGCCGAACTGGACTCGTCGTCCCGCACCCTCGCTACACTGCTCGCCGCTTCGTCGTTCAGCCTGCTTGTGATGTTGCCGGCCACTATCGCGACCCGAGGTTCGGCTGGACGCTAAACCAGCTTGCCAAGCATATGGAACAAGGCGTTCCTTCCATGGCGATTGTCGGTGGTAGCGAAGCCAACCGCGGTGAACTGTGTCAGCGGCTGCGTGAGGAATATCAGCTAACGATCTTCAACGCCAAACCGATACCCGAAGCGATGCGAGTCGTAGGAAACGCGCCCGCCCCCAACCAAACCGAACTGAAGTCGCCTGCTTCCGAAAACATCATCGACGCTTCGTTAATCAAACCCAACGAACCTTGGCTGTCAGCCTTCGTGCCTAAGCTGCCGAAAATTGACAGTCATGAATCAACACTGGCGAGCACCCCGCGTTTGATTGCCAGAATTCAGAAAACGACGGCGGAAACAAGATGGCCTGCTCCCCATCAAATGTGGCCGGCGAGTTGGGATTGGCCCGAGTACCGTCTTGAGCTAGACGACCTCGATTGGGCTACCGGTGAAGTCATGTCGGCGTTCGAGTCCATGCGTTGCCCGATCCAACCCGTTACCGAAAACGGCGAGTGGTGGAATTAA
- a CDS encoding CPBP family intramembrane glutamic endopeptidase, with amino-acid sequence MEESETEVQSPDELFLTAVVFEIALGLLALFLGWSLGPDARAMIPKVDSSEIWPIVNQVLWGLLATVPLLVFIEIVRRIPCEPVRELERLGEDGMMKSLLSLSPAEMVVISLCAGIGEELLFRGWLLYWLEGLYGRLFSVDAGSTAALVAALIVSSIAFGLVHPITKLYIVLAAIMGLYFGGLVIWTGSLLVPITAHAAYDAVQMILTSWLNKRKAAQPHSG; translated from the coding sequence ATGGAAGAATCAGAAACCGAAGTGCAATCGCCGGACGAACTGTTTTTAACGGCGGTGGTATTTGAAATCGCGTTGGGGCTGTTGGCTCTATTTTTGGGCTGGTCATTAGGCCCTGATGCTCGTGCGATGATTCCCAAGGTCGACTCCAGCGAGATTTGGCCGATCGTTAATCAGGTATTGTGGGGGCTGTTGGCAACAGTGCCATTGCTAGTTTTCATCGAAATAGTGCGGCGGATTCCGTGCGAACCGGTGCGCGAGCTCGAGCGGTTGGGCGAAGATGGAATGATGAAGTCGCTCTTGAGCTTGAGCCCTGCGGAAATGGTGGTTATCAGTCTCTGTGCTGGAATAGGTGAAGAATTGCTTTTTCGCGGCTGGCTCTTGTACTGGCTAGAAGGCCTCTACGGACGTCTTTTCAGTGTGGATGCCGGCTCCACTGCTGCTTTGGTTGCCGCCCTCATCGTATCTTCGATCGCATTTGGGCTCGTCCATCCCATCACGAAGCTATACATCGTTTTGGCAGCAATCATGGGGCTGTATTTCGGCGGGCTCGTGATTTGGACGGGCAGCCTATTGGTGCCAATCACTGCACATGCGGCCTACGATGCGGTTCAGATGATACTGACGTCGTGGTTAAACAAGCGAAAAGCGGCTCAGCCTCATTCGGGCTAG
- the carB gene encoding carbamoyl-phosphate synthase large subunit yields MPARDDIKKIMIIGSGPIVIGQACEFDYSGTQACKALREEGYEVVLVNSNPATIMTDPATADATYIEPLNWQMLEKIIAKEKPCALLPTLGGQTALNAAMDLEANGILKKYNVELIGADTRVIAKAEERDQFKEAMEKIGLDVCKGYTVHTLEEARAALKEVGLPAVVRPSFTMGGSGSAIAYNKDEFDTLTQQGLDQSPVTEVLIEESIIGWKEYEMEVMRDKDDNVVIICSIENFDAMGVHTGDSITVAPAQTLTDKEYQRMRDASQAVIREIGVETGGSNIQFAIEPDTGRMIVIEMNPRVSRSSALASKATGFPIAKIAAKLAVGYRLWELPNDITQKTKACFEPTIDYVVTKIPRFAFEKFPEADATLTTQMKSVGETMAIGRSFRESFQKAMRGLEVGAFGFGSDNRDLWGTPDQPDQDEIIAKLSTPTAERVFYIRYAMKAGMSIEEIHSYTNIDVWFLDHLIQLIEQENRLIELGSLDAIDAETMREVKRDGFADRQLATIFGTTETKVRAKRHALGVKPVFKSVDTCAAEFEAYTPYYYSTYEEETELPPKAGQKRIMILGGGPNRIGQGIEFDYCCCHASFALRELGIESIMVNSNPETVSTDYDTSDILFFEPLTIEDVLNICDAVQPDGVIVQFGGQTPLNLARGLQQAGVPIIGTSVETIEAAEDRELFQKLIDELGLSQPPSGIARNMDEARIAGKVIGFPMLVRPSFVLGGRAMEICYDQPQFERYVAEAFVVADGQPVLIDRFLEDATEVDVDAVSDGTDCVIMGIMEHIEEAGVHSGDSACAIPPYSLTQPILEEIRAATKKLAKRLNVIGLMNIQFAIKKDGEDHSVYILEVNPRASRTAPFVAKATGVPVASIATKVMTGMTLAELGVTKEVIPSHVSIKESVFPFRKFSGVDIVLGPEMRSTGEVMGISDSFAIAFAKSQLAAGTVLPTEGKIFISLSSRHKEPAIAIGRELREMGFEILATSGTASRLSEGGVEVTRVKKLAEGHPNLIDYLKNEDVQLIINTPSGKGARTDEGRIRAAAVQAGVPCITTIAAAEAAVRAMHATRESPMEVVSLQDRYAAVKS; encoded by the coding sequence GTGCCCGCGCGCGACGACATCAAGAAAATCATGATCATTGGCAGCGGACCGATTGTGATCGGCCAAGCTTGCGAATTTGATTACTCGGGAACCCAGGCCTGCAAAGCACTCCGCGAGGAAGGCTATGAAGTAGTGCTGGTCAACAGTAATCCCGCGACCATCATGACCGATCCAGCAACCGCCGATGCAACGTACATTGAGCCGTTGAATTGGCAGATGCTCGAAAAGATCATCGCTAAGGAAAAGCCATGTGCATTGCTTCCTACGCTGGGAGGGCAAACTGCTCTCAACGCGGCGATGGATTTGGAAGCCAATGGCATTTTGAAAAAGTACAACGTCGAATTGATTGGTGCTGACACCCGCGTGATCGCCAAAGCGGAAGAACGCGACCAATTCAAAGAAGCGATGGAAAAAATCGGTCTCGATGTCTGCAAGGGCTACACGGTCCACACTCTCGAAGAAGCTCGTGCAGCACTCAAGGAAGTCGGACTTCCCGCCGTTGTTCGTCCAAGCTTCACGATGGGCGGCAGTGGTAGCGCGATCGCATACAACAAGGACGAGTTTGACACCTTGACTCAGCAAGGGCTTGATCAATCGCCGGTTACCGAAGTCTTGATCGAAGAATCCATCATTGGATGGAAAGAATACGAGATGGAAGTGATGCGAGACAAAGATGACAACGTCGTCATCATTTGCAGTATCGAAAACTTTGACGCAATGGGCGTGCACACCGGTGACTCGATCACGGTGGCACCCGCGCAAACTCTGACCGACAAAGAATACCAGCGCATGCGAGATGCCTCGCAAGCAGTCATTCGAGAAATCGGTGTCGAGACAGGTGGTAGCAATATTCAGTTTGCGATCGAACCCGACACGGGACGGATGATCGTGATCGAGATGAACCCCCGAGTCAGTCGCAGTAGTGCCTTGGCCAGCAAAGCGACGGGTTTCCCGATCGCTAAGATCGCCGCCAAGCTTGCCGTTGGATATCGCTTGTGGGAATTGCCAAACGATATTACTCAAAAGACGAAGGCCTGCTTCGAACCAACGATCGACTACGTGGTTACGAAGATTCCTCGCTTTGCCTTCGAAAAGTTTCCTGAAGCCGATGCAACGTTGACCACGCAAATGAAGAGCGTTGGTGAAACGATGGCCATTGGTCGTTCGTTTCGCGAGTCGTTTCAAAAAGCGATGCGTGGACTCGAAGTCGGCGCTTTCGGGTTTGGCAGTGACAATCGAGACTTGTGGGGCACGCCGGACCAGCCGGACCAAGACGAAATCATCGCAAAGCTCAGCACGCCCACCGCAGAGCGAGTGTTCTACATTCGCTACGCCATGAAAGCGGGAATGTCGATCGAAGAGATCCATTCCTACACTAACATCGACGTTTGGTTCTTAGACCATCTGATTCAGTTGATCGAGCAAGAAAATCGCTTGATCGAACTTGGCTCTCTGGACGCTATCGATGCTGAAACGATGCGAGAAGTGAAGCGTGATGGATTTGCCGATCGCCAACTAGCGACGATCTTCGGAACCACCGAAACAAAGGTTCGCGCCAAGCGTCACGCCCTCGGTGTGAAGCCGGTGTTCAAGAGTGTTGATACTTGTGCTGCGGAATTTGAAGCGTATACGCCGTACTACTACAGCACCTATGAAGAAGAAACGGAATTGCCACCAAAGGCAGGTCAAAAGCGAATCATGATTCTGGGAGGCGGTCCGAACCGGATTGGTCAGGGGATCGAGTTTGACTACTGCTGTTGTCACGCCAGCTTTGCGCTGCGTGAACTCGGCATTGAGTCCATCATGGTTAATAGCAATCCCGAAACGGTTAGCACGGACTATGACACTTCGGACATTTTGTTCTTTGAGCCACTAACGATCGAGGACGTTCTGAATATCTGCGATGCGGTCCAGCCCGACGGGGTGATCGTGCAGTTTGGTGGCCAAACTCCTCTGAATCTCGCTCGCGGACTGCAACAGGCTGGTGTGCCGATCATTGGAACAAGCGTCGAAACAATCGAGGCTGCGGAAGATCGCGAGTTGTTCCAAAAGCTGATCGACGAACTTGGTCTAAGTCAGCCGCCGAGCGGCATCGCTCGAAACATGGACGAAGCTCGCATTGCTGGTAAGGTCATTGGCTTCCCAATGTTGGTTCGCCCCAGCTTTGTTTTGGGAGGGCGAGCGATGGAGATTTGTTACGACCAACCGCAATTTGAACGCTACGTCGCGGAAGCGTTTGTCGTGGCCGATGGGCAACCCGTTCTTATTGACCGCTTCTTGGAAGATGCCACCGAGGTCGATGTTGATGCCGTTTCCGATGGTACGGATTGCGTGATCATGGGCATCATGGAACACATCGAAGAAGCTGGCGTTCACTCGGGCGACTCGGCTTGCGCGATTCCGCCTTACAGTTTGACTCAGCCGATTTTGGAAGAGATTCGTGCGGCGACAAAGAAGCTCGCAAAACGCCTCAATGTTATCGGTTTGATGAACATCCAGTTCGCAATCAAGAAAGATGGCGAAGATCACTCCGTCTATATTCTCGAGGTCAATCCGCGAGCATCACGGACGGCGCCGTTCGTCGCGAAGGCCACAGGCGTGCCGGTGGCATCCATCGCTACTAAGGTAATGACGGGAATGACGTTGGCAGAGTTGGGAGTGACCAAAGAAGTCATTCCATCGCACGTGTCGATCAAAGAAAGCGTATTCCCGTTCCGCAAATTTAGCGGCGTCGACATTGTGCTTGGGCCTGAAATGCGAAGCACCGGCGAAGTGATGGGCATCAGTGATAGTTTCGCGATCGCGTTTGCCAAGAGTCAGCTTGCCGCTGGGACTGTTCTTCCCACGGAAGGAAAAATCTTCATTAGCTTGTCTTCGCGACACAAAGAACCTGCAATCGCGATCGGTCGAGAGCTGCGGGAAATGGGGTTTGAGATCTTGGCAACTTCCGGG